In the Plasmodium gaboni strain SY75 chromosome 13, whole genome shotgun sequence genome, catatgaaattaacatatatttaaaaaaatatatattacgGTTTTTATGAAGGAAGAACATTTAAGGTCACAGGTTGTAATTACTttctatttatttttttattatatgaaatatatcatattttatattattcctatatttaaaaaagcACACAATCGCACaatatctttttttcaTCGAGCTTATgtaagaataatatatatatatatatatatatatatttatttaaatatattatgttcCATATTACATGCACCTccttttaaataaaaagaatttgGTCTTGTATCCTTGTAGAATTTTTTTCCATCTATTAATTTATTCATCTGAAGTTCAATATAGCTAATTATttctacatatataaatcgTATGTATACCAcatgtaataatattatatggTTGTTGGTCATTCTTAAAAGATTATACCTAATgttattttcttttataaaagaaaaaaaaaaaaaaaaggaaaacattaatagaattatttttttttttagacATGGTCtattaaacaaataaataaatagaaatatatataatattttatgtatactattaatgaaaaaacttaatatataaaaataaaaaatatatcttaaTATCTTTATACTTTTACCctattacatataaataaaataactTCTATTTATTctataaacatatatatataaatatatatatatatatatatatatatatttcatataatcatatatgtacatatgtttaattgaatgaaaaaaaaaaaaaaaaaaaaaaaaaaaaaaatccGAGAACCATTTCAAAATAAGacatttattataacatatatatatatttatatatatataactataATATTCCAAGGacataaaatattacaCTGAATTCTAAAATGAGATCTTACgagaagaaaaagaaaaaaaagtccacaaaaaaaagtttACACAGTAGAAATAAGTGGTCTAGCAATAAAAGCAAATCtagttataaaaaaaaaaaaaaaaatttagTTAATTCAAATTACAATTTACTAAACGATCTTCAAAGAgaacatataaatgaacacataaaaaaaaaagaagatgAATATATGAACCATTCAgatgtaaatatatatgaaaacaaaataaatgaagTGGACAAAAGTAGAAATATACCATGTGTTACTTcaaaagatataaatattgataacggaaatattaataaagagaaaaaaataaaaataaaacagaaaaaaaaaagaagaagaacAAACGAAGAATGTATTTCTATTCCCAATGTTAAGGGAAAAACAGATGTTCCCATTTTGTATTCTAACAaggaaataatattatataaaaaaaatgaaagcTATAGTATTAATAGAAACAATATTGATAATGACAATGTTGATAAGGACAATGTTCACAATGACAATGtttataagaataattctcataaatataacatgAATCACAAAGGAAAAACAAGAAAATGTTCCTTTAACACAAATAAAAACAACATTTcaatagaaaataaaactAGAAACAATAAATGGATAAATAGAAAGAATCATgttgaagaaaaaaataaaaaaatatatcataacATGTTTAAATCAGAAGATATAAGTaatcaaaattataaaccacaaaattttaaaaacGTTATAATTCCACATGAACATTCTAGTGAATATTCCAACAAATCacatgaaaaaaaaaaggaaaaaaaaaaaaagttatattATAGTAGTACtttacataataattttggaagaataaagaaaaataatacattgTTTGAGgaatatgaagaaaagcaaaatgaaattataaataaaaaatattatatgttcCATAGTGCAGATAtatctaataataatgcaaatttatatgctaaccaaattaataatagttatgaagaggaaaaaaatgaaaaaacTATCTCAATTAATTTCTTAGACAACATATTACCTGTAGacaaaataatacaatatGTAGATGATATATCAATAGAAACActtgtatatatattaaacaCATTAGACATAACCAATTCGACATCCTTAATAGAAGGATTACCACATagatattataaagaatatCTTATGTGcacaaataatatgaaaagaattatagaacttatggaaaatataaataatgaaaaattgggaaacttttttattacatataaagaagaaaaggatatatgtaaatatataaatatattatcattagaaaagttaaataatattttaaattgttttaatattgataattataaagagttcatattattatttgatgaatataaaattcTGGAAATATTAAACACACTTTCAATAAGTACTTGtttacatattatattaaatatatctcaaaagaaattaacatatatatttgaaaatataaatgaagaaaaattaattatgttaataaatgaagtacctatatgtaaattttattatatcaatGAATGTATACCAATTCAAAAAATAGGTACCTtatctaataatatatgttatgaaaaattataccATCTTCATAATTCTCTATCTAAtagtaaatatatacattatataacTTGTCATTTATCcatacatattattattcaacTTATAATTGACTTACCTACATATAAAGCTATACAAATATTGAAGACTATATCATTAGAAAAAATAGCACAATGTATTAtgtttaataaaaattgttttaatatatatgacataatatataaagcatttcatatagataaaattgtacaaataataattcatttggataatgatattaataatataaatattttattaacGTTAGCTAACTATACTGatataatacattatattaattatataccttttaataaatttaaattatttatagaCAAAATACCTATATCTTTTctcaaaaaaattataaatgatatatctctgaaaaaaatgatccaattttttatgaacaATAACAACGAAAAGgttataatatgttttcATCAACTAACAATTAAAAATCTTAATTCGGTTGTACAATTATTACcagtaaaaaatataataccTTTGGTTATACCTTCTCATATAGATATTCATAGTAAAGAAAgcaaaaaaattattaacCGTTTAGATGCTAAAAATATGGTCCATTTCTTAAATgatttaaatgataaacaatataaatatatttgtaattATCTATCTCTTGAAAAAATTCACAATGTACTTAATAATAGTACCTTTGTAAATTATGAAAAGTGTTCCATTgtcattttatatatgcCCATTCCAAAAATAATAGATACATTTCACACattaaatgaagaaaagaaaaatggTATAATAGACCATATACCCTCTTATATTAAAGATACtataatatgtaatatatatgataacaccaaaaaaatatatatatacctaATGAACCCAATACaacaaatatttatttcatgTATGTTATTTAAACTCAACAGAATTTTTGGTAATCActatcaaaatataaataagaaaaaaaaaaaacataacaaaaataagagggaatatattcctttatattctataaaaaacaaattttatgatatcataaaaaatataaatattaaaaagtaTCATAAATTCTTAAATCAAGTATCTTGTAACAAAATTATAGAAACACAAGATGttatacataatataaggaataaaaaaatatatgaacCTCAACAAATAGTACAAgatctttttttttattttaatatttatcagtatgtaaagaaaaaacaggataaaaaagttttacatataaaaagaaatatacCATTAAATGTTCAAAATCATGATAAGGTAAGTGGAAAAATATggaataatatatattctcCAATAACATTAATATCTGATCCTATGCTTTCAAATAATAGCTCTGATAAGAATAGTTacttatataataaatctTATATcacgaaaaaaaaaataaattcaaATGACCTactatataataataataatatatataaagacGAAATAGCACCTAACAACAATGGAACCCATTATATTGATCTTTCCAGGAGAGAGAAAATTCTACCTATTAAATCATATAACATACAAAATAaggataataataaaaataatacatctacaaatatatattacaatgaaaatatttcattaaataatatttgcaatgagaaaaatataaatgagGATATGACAAAACATGTCAAAATACATAAGAAAgaaaattcatatattcCTAAAGGTAGACACagtttatatatttttttaatacacCTAATTcatgttataaaaaaacatatacaAGACAAAAATGACagaaatattaatgaaaataattcatataatataaatcataCTACAActgataataataataataataataataataataataataattacaataatttgaacatatatcataataatcTCTTGTCGAACACATCATCAACTGacaaaaattattacaataaatttattttttatcaagtgagaaaaataatgaagaatatattttttagCGTAAGGAAAATTCTACAAATGAAAAATCGTTCAAAggttataaaaaatatatcaatacTTCATATTATGAATGCTGATTTATTACCTTATATGATAAACtcaaattataataatatattttacgatgcatcaaataatataaaaaatactgaaaaaataaatcataatCTCAACATATCTGATAACAGAAACCATTTACAAGAATACAAAATGTTTAATATGATTGAAGACTCAACCGAATTTTTTGATACTAGTAATAATTTTGTAGTTATAGAAAACAAacatacaaatataatgtATTCTTCAAAAGAGAATGAAACCAAATTTAGTCTAAAAGATGATATACCTATAATAGAACATACGAACAATGATATAGAATTAAACAATGAACAAATAATTAATGACATATGtgtacaaaaaaataaaaataaaaatcctctttattatgtttcccttttatttaataaacCTAATTCATTTccatatataattaaaaataataccATAAAAATTGAgaaaaatgagaaaaatgggaaaaatgagaaaaatgagaaaaatgagaaaaatgagaaaaatgagaaaaatgagaaaaatgagaaaaatgagaaaaatgagaaaaatgagaaaaagtacaaaaactttttttttttcaaaacAGCTAAAATATGTGATACTATAAAAAATGAGGAATGTGATTCAAATACCCAAGGAGATAATATCAaagattatatattaacaacTAGTgatatattcaaaaaaagtgggaataatatattaaatatttataacaaTGATACAAAAATTGacaataatattgataagGAAGAAAGTGAACAAATAAATTGTATGAAATCtattaatagtaataatataagtaCTTTATATTGTAATACAAATGGTgaatcaaataataataataataatgatagGAACAAGAAGGACATACAAAAAAGTAAATTCAACAATTTAAGATATAAATGGAAATTATCAAATATTTCAgcaaaatataaaaacaaaatatataaaataaataacaataataataataatggGGGGAGAAAAAATGTTTATTGTCTTAAATTCATATTTGTATTAAATAATGTTTGTGATTTagataaaaagaataatgATAACATTAATTTAACccttaatatttttatttcgaaaaccaaaaaaaaacgactccttaatatatataaacaaaaaatcTTAGATTCTTCTTTAGATATCCAAATgaataatgaaaaatataaaaacaaaataataaactTTAGTACTAATATTAGTGATACcatatgttatataaattcaaacattgttaatataacatttgataaagaacaaaaaaataaattggaatatttatattcattaatAAATGAGTCGGATTCATCTAATAAAGacatttttatcaaaacAAAATGTGGTACCTACATAAATGATGATGGTAATACGAATGTGGATAATCTTGATTATTATCATAGAAGTGATAACCATATgaataatgataattataattacaaTTACAATTATGATACAAATGTAATATCAAatcaattaaaaaataatactCTTGTTcataatgaaaataaaaataacatcATGTTATCTGAAAAATCCAGATCTAATCttttgaataaaaatattattctaTTATGGAGCTGTAAAAATATAGGATATATCCTTTTAAACACAGAGAATTCtcttcatataaatattcaaGACACTTCACATAATTTATGCATACAAATAGACAAGTATAATTATAACACACAGAAGacttatttttttaataataataaaaattacaaTAAAGGTAcatctatattttttaacagatttgtaaaagaaaagataaattttagaaaattaaaagagaccttttcaaatataattgaaaataaaaaaaagaaaaaaaaagttgTATGTAAATCTTTATTggaagaaaataataaggaTAACATTCATAAATGTAAGGACAATgaaaaaacaataaaatataaaaatgtaattaatttaacaaataaaaattgtactgttgaagaaaataattctttaaataaatatgaaaatagTACAAATAcagatatattaaaattcataaatataaacttggaaaataattataaatcGGAACAACATAATACTGAAGATAATATCaatgatgatattatttattttggTAATGATAAGtatgaattttttaatgataccgatatattagaaaacaaaaatataaatcagaaaaataatgaaatatgTATAAACGATAAGCAAGTATATCATGATATAGATAAAGATAACTATTTAATTCAATATGATCagaatttaaaaagaaaaaatagtttaatatttatgaataatacaaatgaaACGTGTTCGAATAACATGTTTTATGAACAATCTAAAAATGATGATCCTATtaatgattattataaacatCATAATAGTATAGTTGtcaattattttaataacGTAATTAGAGAAtctaataaaatattatcaggaaaaagaaataacattaataaacaaataagagaagaaataataaacataaatgAAAGATCTATACATTCGTTGAATTCAAATGAAAAGGAAAAAGTACATCAAATTATTAgtaatgaatataataacattatGGAATACGAGTTAACAAAAATTCCTAATCCTTATTTATGTGATACGTATCAATTTCTTAAATACAGTTATACGAAAGAGgaatttaatattatattatatttaaaacagagaaaaaaaaaattaaataaaatcaATGATATGTcgaatataaaaatgaatgttcaacaaaaaattacaaatgatggtaataatattattgatataCAAAAGAAAGGGAAATTTGTCCctcatatttttaatgataataatatccTCAAACTAAAATTAATCACACTTGCAGCTAATGAATTATGCGATTATAAAGTATATAGCAACAAAAGaaacaacaacaacaacaacaataataataataataaggaaACTGTATGGTTTGAGGAAAATTTTGGAAAGATCAATTTAAGTTTTCATTCCTCTCACATTTTTTCTAGTAATCCTTTTATTGTTTCAAGGAAGCATTTTTTATCAGATCAGAAAACTGAAAATTATAGTACAGCACAAACAacacaaaataataataataataatggggatttaaaaaagcaaaataacatatataatgtaaatgaagaaggtatatatgacaataatatatttgtcaaaggtattaataaaaatacctcattttataatgaaaaatatgttacacaaatagaaaataagaaggattataaaaatgaacTTCTTTCGTTAAGCAACATAAGTTATAATGAAATGATCATACAAAAATgtattgaaaaaaatgaggTACCTAAAAACTATAACAATTTAGGAAATTCGAAAAATCTGCAAAATGAAGAAAGATTCCTAACTATaacagaaaaaaatataccaaacaacaacaacaataataataataatattatttatgataataatattttcaacggtttatatatcaaggataatataaaattaacTAAGCCAACCATACAAGATATTTTAACAAGTTCTGACAAAGATATcttatacaaaaataaatcacCTTTTAATCATAAGCAAGAGATACAATCTATAAATACagaacaaataataaataaaatatatataccaaATTATTCTTCTGATGTTGATAGAAAAGTGTCCAATAATTTTTCATGTATTAATCAATCAACTAATATGccaaatatattttccaATAGTGTTGGAAATATAAAGAGGGTtaaagaacaaaatataattatgaacAATTCAAATAGTATATTATCAGATGTATCAgatattttcattaattataatgatagtaataaagaggtagaaaaaaatatgaaaagttccttttttcataaattaattattcCTATTCCTGAGGATAATGTGAATATGAATTTAATTgagaaaaaagaaacacatttggatgataataatataaatattaattcagttgaagaaaataacataaataCATCCCATCCTATTATGAAGTCACATATAGTAAGctatttaaataataaaagtatatGGGAAAATTCccttaaaaatatatcgGAAAATTCtcttaaaaatatatccGATAATTCtcttaaaaataaatcagATAATTCTCCTAAAAATTTATCAAAAAATTCtcttaaaaataaatccTGTTCTGAATTTTCCAGAAAAaatcatcataataataataataatatagataattatataaaaaatgcaaataataatatatctataaatGATACCCACAAAAATATAAGCCGAATGATGTATAATCTCGGATTTATAAATCTACATTGTttattagaaaataaaaataaacacTTCTATTTAATTACCCAAGGATATATTAAAGCTAGTAATTATATTAACGACCAAATGCTTATACatacaaaattatataacGAATTATTTcaaacaaaatatatagatcCAAAGAAAAATACAAGTATcatttcttcttcttttgATAGTGTTACTAAGCAAGACGATAAATTATATTgtttacataaaaaaaaaagaatgCTTTGTAATATTTGTGGACATAcattaaaacaaaatttattaaatgatttgtttttctttaaaataattattgtTACTAAAAGGGCTATTTTTTCAAATCATACTACAATCAATATAATTTATCAAAGTCCATTGATAAAAGCAGTTTTTCATGAAAAGGATaatatcaaatataaattagaacaaacaaataatagtgaatatatattaaaaataatagcaataaaaaaaaagaaaatacaTAAAACATTCTCTCTATCGAAAACTAAACATTTTAGGAAATGTCTAGAAATTGAATTGATTAATAGTGGAAgagataatataaaaaatcaGATATATGAAAGcaatgaaaatatattagaaagaaatatatatgaaaaacaagtatttcataaaaaatCGTTTGATAATACATACAAGACTACAAAAGATTcattaattattaataatgaaaagtataaatatgtacgaaaaaagaaaaaaaattcttcttacgaaaatattaaaaattattccCAAAGCTTATCAAATACAAATTATAGTAACCATTTATCTACCAATATTTGTAAGGCAAATAAAGCAATACTTAATTTTAGTATATTGGATGATAAGAATAAGAAgtaagaaataaaaatatatttttatattttatattacattattttttatagaatttaataaaaattatatatttacatttatattatataacatattatttatacattcatctattttttttataaaatcatcatcaaattattaatttatggaaagtttcatatatatatatatataattataattttcctttttaCTTTAGAAAATATGATGTAGAAAAGTTTATAGTACcttctatatatttttgcACTAACGGATGACCCACACATTAATAACTAAGTTGTGcaacatattattatatgtatactttaatttaagaaatataaaataatcataaGTAAAAGATCTTTTGATTAgttatataaacatttattctttttaatataaaactttatattttttttattcttcAAATTATTGtttcttataatatatacatatatttttttattttatattagATTGTAAAATGATTcttacatatatatatatatatatatatatatatatatatatatatatatatatatatatgtgcattttttaaaataattttttttttttttttttttttttcttaaattatattataaaataaaacaaaatatgtatatatgaatatttattattatttcattttattttattttattatttttttgtttggtgaaaaatatttattaaatatattattccatttttatgttattttatttatacttttattattatattttattttattttttgtaaaataAGTTTCTTCAGTATAAATTAAAGTAGTAGCTATTTACCAAAATAGCTTATTATACTAAACTTTTTATATGCttaaatattcttatatataatagaccttatatatattactttcttataaaaaatgaagttaataaaataagagGGTCCAATCTGAGAAATATTCGACCcctataaaaaaaaaaatgaacacaatataaaatacaataatattattatcacatTATATAAGAGCTATAAGatatcaatattttttttttcatgaggaaaaaaaaggaaaaaagAGAATGTATACAATAAAGTAGAAACAGAAATGTAAAaagaaatagaaaaatatctacatatatatatttttttatatagtACATAATTTTCTCTTATTATGACAACATCTGTTTGATGATTTCTTATTtcttctcttttttttatttcctttCTTGAATTAgaatatgtatataaaatgtttcttttatgtgatacaaatattatttataatatttttaaaatgtcatggttataaaataaaatgttttaaCATATTAGACTTCAgtaaaaagaattattattcttttcgcgaaaatattaattgtgagcttataaaaaataacgtaaataaaaataatttgtcaaatgttttattaagaagaaggaaaaaaaaaaatgcaCTTTCTAAAGAATTGTATGTTTCAACGTTCAAAGATAATTAC is a window encoding:
- a CDS encoding hypothetical protein (conserved Plasmodium protein, unknown function) gives rise to the protein MRSYEKKKKKKSTKKSLHSRNKWSSNKSKSSYKKKKKNLVNSNYNLLNDLQREHINEHIKKKEDEYMNHSDVNIYENKINEVDKSRNIPCVTSKDINIDNGNINKEKKIKIKQKKKRRRTNEECISIPNVKGKTDVPILYSNKEIILYKKNESYSINRNNIDNDNVDKDNVHNDNVYKNNSHKYNMNHKGKTRKCSFNTNKNNISIENKTRNNKWINRKNHVEEKNKKIYHNMFKSEDISNQNYKPQNFKNVIIPHEHSSEYSNKSHEKKKEKKKKLYYSSTLHNNFGRIKKNNTLFEEYEEKQNEIINKKYYMFHSADISNNNANLYANQINNSYEEEKNEKTISINFLDNILPVDKIIQYVDDISIETLVYILNTLDITNSTSLIEGLPHRYYKEYLMCTNNMKRIIELMENINNEKLGNFFITYKEEKDICKYINILSLEKLNNILNCFNIDNYKEFILLFDEYKILEILNTLSISTCLHIILNISQKKLTYIFENINEEKLIMLINEVPICKFYYINECIPIQKIGTLSNNICYEKLYHLHNSLSNSKYIHYITCHLSIHIIIQLIIDLPTYKAIQILKTISLEKIAQCIMFNKNCFNIYDIIYKAFHIDKIVQIIIHLDNDINNINILLTLANYTDIIHYINYIPFNKFKLFIDKIPISFLKKIINDISLKKMIQFFMNNNNEKVIICFHQLTIKNLNSVVQLLPVKNIIPLVIPSHIDIHSKESKKIINRLDAKNMVHFLNDLNDKQYKYICNYLSLEKIHNVLNNSTFVNYEKCSIVILYMPIPKIIDTFHTLNEEKKNGIIDHIPSYIKDTIICNIYDNTKKIYIYLMNPIQQIFISCMLFKLNRIFGNHYQNINKKKKKHNKNKREYIPLYSIKNKFYDIIKNINIKKYHKFLNQVSCNKIIETQDVIHNIRNKKIYEPQQIVQDLFFYFNIYQYVKKKQDKKVLHIKRNIPLNVQNHDKVSGKIWNNIYSPITLISDPMLSNNSSDKNSYLYNKSYITKKKINSNDLLYNNNNIYKDEIAPNNNGTHYIDLSRREKILPIKSYNIQNKDNNKNNTSTNIYYNENISLNNICNEKNINEDMTKHVKIHKKENSYIPKGRHSLYIFLIHLIHVIKKHIQDKNDRNINENNSYNINHTTTDNNNNNNNNNNNNYNNLNIYHNNLLSNTSSTDKNYYNKFIFYQVRKIMKNIFFSVRKILQMKNRSKVIKNISILHIMNADLLPYMINSNYNNIFYDASNNIKNTEKINHNLNISDNRNHLQEYKMFNMIEDSTEFFDTSNNFVVIENKHTNIMYSSKENETKFSLKDDIPIIEHTNNDIELNNEQIINDICVQKNKNKNPLYYVSLLFNKPNSFPYIIKNNTIKIEKNEKNGKNEKNEKNEKNEKNEKNEKNEKNEKNEKNEKKYKNFFFFKTAKICDTIKNEECDSNTQGDNIKDYILTTSDIFKKSGNNILNIYNNDTKIDNNIDKEESEQINCMKSINSNNISTLYCNTNGESNNNNNNDRNKKDIQKSKFNNLRYKWKLSNISAKYKNKIYKINNNNNNNGGRKNVYCLKFIFVLNNVCDLDKKNNDNINLTLNIFISKTKKKRLLNIYKQKILDSSLDIQMNNEKYKNKIINFSTNISDTICYINSNIVNITFDKEQKNKLEYLYSLINESDSSNKDIFIKTKCGTYINDDGNTNVDNLDYYHRSDNHMNNDNYNYNYNYDTNVISNQLKNNTLVHNENKNNIMLSEKSRSNLLNKNIILLWSCKNIGYILLNTENSLHINIQDTSHNLCIQIDKYNYNTQKTYFFNNNKNYNKGTSIFFNRFVKEKINFRKLKETFSNIIENKKKKKKVVCKSLLEENNKDNIHKCKDNEKTIKYKNVINLTNKNCTVEENNSLNKYENSTNTDILKFININLENNYKSEQHNTEDNINDDIIYFGNDKYEFFNDTDILENKNINQKNNEICINDKQVYHDIDKDNYLIQYDQNLKRKNSLIFMNNTNETCSNNMFYEQSKNDDPINDYYKHHNSIVVNYFNNVIRESNKILSGKRNNINKQIREEIININERSIHSLNSNEKEKVHQIISNEYNNIMEYELTKIPNPYLCDTYQFLKYSYTKEEFNIILYLKQRKKKLNKINDMSNIKMNVQQKITNDGNNIIDIQKKGKFVPHIFNDNNILKLKLITLAANELCDYKVYSNKRNNNNNNNNNNNKETVWFEENFGKINLSFHSSHIFSSNPFIVSRKHFLSDQKTENYSTAQTTQNNNNNNGDLKKQNNIYNVNEEGIYDNNIFVKGINKNTSFYNEKYVTQIENKKDYKNELLSLSNISYNEMIIQKCIEKNEVPKNYNNLGNSKNLQNEERFLTITEKNIPNNNNNNNNNIIYDNNIFNGLYIKDNIKLTKPTIQDILTSSDKDILYKNKSPFNHKQEIQSINTEQIINKIYIPNYSSDVDRKVSNNFSCINQSTNMPNIFSNSVGNIKRVKEQNIIMNNSNSILSDVSDIFINYNDSNKEVEKNMKSSFFHKLIIPIPEDNVNMNLIEKKETHLDDNNININSVEENNINTSHPIMKSHIVSYLNNKSIWENSLKNISENSLKNISDNSLKNKSDNSPKNLSKNSLKNKSCSEFSRKNHHNNNNNIDNYIKNANNNISINDTHKNISRMMYNLGFINLHCLLENKNKHFYLITQGYIKASNYINDQMLIHTKLYNELFQTKYIDPKKNTSIISSSFDSVTKQDDKLYCLHKKKRMLCNICGHTLKQNLLNDLFFFKIIIVTKRAIFSNHTTINIIYQSPLIKAVFHEKDNIKYKLEQTNNSEYILKIIAIKKKKIHKTFSLSKTKHFRKCLEIELINSGRDNIKNQIYESNENILERNIYEKQVFHKKSFDNTYKTTKDSLIINNEKYKYVRKKKKNSSYENIKNYSQSLSNTNYSNHLSTNICKANKAILNFSILDDKNKKKYDVEKFIVPSIYFCTNG